CGCGTGCTCGCGCAGGTGGGTCTGCAAGGCCTCGCGCAGCTCGGCGGCCACCTGCGGGTGGTCGGCGGTGACACTGGTCAGCTCCTGCGGGTCGGCCTGCAGGTCGTATAGCTCCGGCGGGCGCGGAGACTGGACCTCGGCGTCCCAGGCCGTGACGTAGTTCCAGCGGTCGGTGCGGTAGGAGGCGTAGCCGCCGAAGGCGGTGACGGTGGCGTCCCGAACGGCCACGGCGTCCTCACCCCTCCCCCTCTCCCTCGCTTCGCTTCGCTCCGCTCCGGAGAGGGGAACGGCGTGGGGCCAGACGTTGTGGCCCAGCATGCGCTCGTGCTGCGGCAGGCCCATGAGCGCCAGGGCGGTGGGCAGCAGGTCAGGGTGCTGCACAAAGCCTCGCACACGCTGGCCGGCGCCCTCGCCCTGCGGGTGGCGGATGAACAGGGGCAGGCGCGTGCACTGGTTGCGCAGGCGCGTGAGGCCCTTGTGCATCTCGCCCTGCTCCCCCAACATGCAGCCATGGTCCGAGGTGAACACGATCAGCGTGTCATCGAGCTTCCCTGTCGCCTTAAGCGTGTCGAGCAGGTGGCCGACCCAGCGGTCCACGAGGGTGACTTCACCCGCATAGGCGGTGAGGACGTTCTTGACCTGCGCCTCGGTCATCTGGCTGGTGAGGCCGGGGGGGACGAGGCCGTCGAGGCTGTCGAAGTCCGGGTCGTAGAGACGCGCATAGTCCTGGGGCGGGTCCCACGGTTCGTGCGGGTCGAAGCAGTCCACCCACATGTAGAAGGGCGCGTCGAGAGTGTAGGCCTCCAGCCAGGCGGCGGCCTTGCGCATGACCTGGCCGACGAAGGTGTCGGCGTCACTGGCCCAGTCCTTGCGGTTCATCAGGTGCTGGGTGAGCCAGTGACGGCCCCGGAGCTGGCCGCCGGGGGCGGAGCGCTGGAGCAGGTCGGCCACCTGCGCCTCGTCGCGCAGCATGAAGGGGTCGTCCTCCTCGCCGCGGATCCAGTGCCAGCAGTCGAAGCCCCGGTGGAAGTTCTTGCCCGGCTTCATCATGTGGTAGACATCGGTGACGAGGCAGGAGACGTAGCCCTGCTCGCGCAGCCACTCGGCGGCCGTCACGTCCTCATCAAAGACGCCGTGCCAGCCGTGCAGTTGCACCATGTCGCTCTTCTGGGGAACGTACCTGAAGGGGACGATGGGGCGACCGGTCTGCATGACGCGGCGGGCCGGGAGGGTGGGCAGGCCCTCGGCGTAGGCGTCCTCGAACACGACGCTCTCGGCGGCCAGGCGGTCCAGGTTCGGCGTCCGGATCCACGAGTTGCCGTAGGCCCCCAGGTAATCCCAGCGCAGGGTGTCGCTGACGACGAAGAGGAGGTTCATGGCCGGCTCCTATGACGAGGTATTCCCATCAGTCCGCCCCTGTCCGAGCAGCTCGTTCATCAGATCCACCTGGATGCTCTGGATCTCCGTCAGCCGCTCCCACTGGCGCGTCATGATGTGGTCAATCTTCTCATGCAGTTGCTTGATCTCCAGTTCGGCCTTGAGATTGACCTGGTAGTCGTGCTCGGCGCGCAGGCGGTCGCGAGCCTCCTGGCGGTTCTGGCTCATCATGATGACGGGCGCCTGGATGGCCGCCAGGCACGAGAGCACAAGATTGAGCAGGATGAAGGGGAAGGGATCGAACGGTCTGGCGAACAGCGCGATGGAGTTGAGGGCGATCCAGGCCACCAGCACGATGCCGAAGCCGATGATAAAGCCCCAGCTGCCGGCGGT
This window of the bacterium genome carries:
- a CDS encoding sulfatase-like hydrolase/transferase: MNLLFVVSDTLRWDYLGAYGNSWIRTPNLDRLAAESVVFEDAYAEGLPTLPARRVMQTGRPIVPFRYVPQKSDMVQLHGWHGVFDEDVTAAEWLREQGYVSCLVTDVYHMMKPGKNFHRGFDCWHWIRGEEDDPFMLRDEAQVADLLQRSAPGGQLRGRHWLTQHLMNRKDWASDADTFVGQVMRKAAAWLEAYTLDAPFYMWVDCFDPHEPWDPPQDYARLYDPDFDSLDGLVPPGLTSQMTEAQVKNVLTAYAGEVTLVDRWVGHLLDTLKATGKLDDTLIVFTSDHGCMLGEQGEMHKGLTRLRNQCTRLPLFIRHPQGEGAGQRVRGFVQHPDLLPTALALMGLPQHERMLGHNVWPHAVPLSGAERSEARERGRGEDAVAVRDATVTAFGGYASYRTDRWNYVTAWDAEVQSPRPPELYDLQADPQELTSVTADHPQVAAELREALQTHLREHAPLTQGHLGGTAHMDVLGEMGVKMSFDALPSLK
- a CDS encoding DUF1003 domain-containing protein: MADNATPMVDCPVCHKQHTAAELINGAFVRPSLVAQIREHHPDWTPEQPVCHECLDAARAEYIAESLASEKGELSSLEQEVVAALESRAFISTDTNAEFEEKTTFGQHIADRLADTAGSWGFIIGFGIVLVAWIALNSIALFARPFDPFPFILLNLVLSCLAAIQAPVIMMSQNRQEARDRLRAEHDYQVNLKAELEIKQLHEKIDHIMTRQWERLTEIQSIQVDLMNELLGQGRTDGNTSS